The genome window AACCACAAAACAGATATTAAACCAAGAAATAAGTTCGGTTAGAACTTTTGGATGGAAAGCTATTAAATAGAAATGTAAAATATTTTACCGAGGAGTAAATGGTATTACAGCAGGTAAATACCTGCTAAGTTTTTTGTTTCTTTTTCTTAGCGCTTGGAAACAATATATTATTTAAAATTAAGCGGTAGCCCGGTGAGTTTGGATGCAAATTTAAATCAGTAGGGGGTTCGCCTACCAAATGTTGGTAATCCTCCGGATCGTGTCCGCCATAAAAAGTCCAGGTACCTTTACCAATAGAGCCATGAATATAACGGGCCTCTTTCAGTTGTTTGTTCTCGCCCATAATCAATACCGTATTTTTAATAAACTGTTTTCTAAAAGCAGTGGTTTGTCCCATAAAACCTTTAATGGTAGGGGTATGGTTTTGGCATAACATGGTAGGTACAATGTCAGATTTAGCTGAAAACTCAAACAAAGTAAATAAGTCATTGTCCTCATTTACCGGTCTGCTTTCCGGATTTGCATCTATATAAGAGTATTCATACTCATACGGATTCATAATTAAATTATAGTCTTTAAAAGCAATAGTCTGGCTGAAATCAAGCTTGCTGTTGGCATTTTGGTCTGCAGGGTCACCATCAAACATTTGTTCGCATATATCTACTCCGTCAGCACTCAAGGCTATATCATACGTATCGGTAGCGCTACACATGGCAAACAAAAAACCTCCGCCCATGGTAAAGTCTCTTATTTTTTTAGCCACCGCTAGCTTTAGTTCCGATACTTTTTTAAATCCGTGTTTGCTGGCCATCGATTCATTTTCTTTCACTTCGGCTTGATACCAGGCAGTATTAGCAAACTGCGCATAAAACTTTCCGTATTGTCCTGTAAAATCTTCATGGTGTAAATGGAGCCAATCGTATTTAACCAGTTTATCACCCAGTACTTCATCATCAAAAATAACTTCGTAAGGTATTTCAGCATAGGTTAAAACCATTGTTACCGCATCATCCCAGGGTTGTTTGGTTTT of Bacteroidota bacterium contains these proteins:
- a CDS encoding asparagine synthetase B, with the protein product MRKFILAIFIFISTSSFAGRILIPMDAVQKNHLKAYGMAFWILTKDIEVDWLLNYKAGSFMFSYDAAYERELKIRGVTYEVISEAQVSEILMEIAKPDVNMELVKLFKAPKIAVYSPKTKQPWDDAVTMVLTYAEIPYEVIFDDEVLGDKLVKYDWLHLHHEDFTGQYGKFYAQFANTAWYQAEVKENESMASKHGFKKVSELKLAVAKKIRDFTMGGGFLFAMCSATDTYDIALSADGVDICEQMFDGDPADQNANSKLDFSQTIAFKDYNLIMNPYEYEYSYIDANPESRPVNEDNDLFTLFEFSAKSDIVPTMLCQNHTPTIKGFMGQTTAFRKQFIKNTVLIMGENKQLKEARYIHGSIGKGTWTFYGGHDPEDYQHLVGEPPTDLNLHPNSPGYRLILNNILFPSAKKKKQKT